From a single Petroclostridium xylanilyticum genomic region:
- a CDS encoding DUF6470 family protein codes for MLRISQIFAQIGIQTQNAQLILQSARPTLSIQQKHTELRIQSELPRVHIDQYQCFAEAGLKNNMDLLREAAQIGKQQAMQYIAKTAADGDRLAAIENGGNPIVDIVERDAYSEKEFNIGVIPKSRPKIEVTGSLWINAHSGSVQTDYESGQLDIHATRPEIKIYLRQVPSVQIQYVGENIDIHI; via the coding sequence ATGCTTCGCATATCCCAAATATTTGCACAAATAGGCATACAGACGCAAAATGCACAATTAATATTACAATCAGCACGACCCACGCTTAGCATACAACAGAAGCATACGGAACTGAGGATACAATCTGAACTGCCCCGCGTACATATCGACCAATACCAGTGTTTTGCAGAAGCAGGATTGAAAAATAATATGGATTTATTGAGAGAAGCGGCACAGATAGGAAAGCAGCAGGCAATGCAGTACATTGCAAAAACAGCAGCCGATGGAGACAGATTAGCTGCTATAGAAAATGGCGGGAATCCTATTGTTGACATTGTGGAACGGGATGCTTATTCTGAAAAAGAGTTTAACATCGGTGTGATTCCAAAAAGCAGACCTAAGATCGAGGTAACGGGCAGTCTGTGGATAAATGCACATTCTGGCAGTGTGCAAACCGATTATGAATCAGGACAGTTGGATATTCACGCGACTCGTCCCGAAATAAAAATATATTTGAGGCAAGTACCGTCTGTTCAAATCCAGTATGTAGGAGAGAATATAGATATACATATTTAG
- the flgL gene encoding flagellar hook-associated protein FlgL gives MRVTNTMLIRTMMLNLNSNLARMDKVQQQMATGKKIRVPSDDPIIAARALKFRTDVAEIEQFQKNTSDAMSWLEVTETALANMGDVLQRARELTVQASNGTLTDEDRQKIKAELGQLKQSIVEIGNTTYAGRYIFAGFKTDTAPFAVDGAGNLTYQGSAVNSAPTGQEIFYEISVGNRMQVNVEGYKLFWDGTDERIFKTFTDLEAAIDSGDQAQINSCIEKFDRDMNQLLTIRADVGGRMNYIELTENRLQDDYVNFTSLMSKNEDVDMAEVIMRLKSEENVYRASLSAGARIIQPTLVDFLR, from the coding sequence ATGCGTGTAACCAATACTATGTTAATCAGAACAATGATGCTTAATCTGAACAGTAACCTGGCAAGAATGGATAAGGTGCAGCAGCAGATGGCAACAGGGAAAAAAATACGCGTGCCTTCCGATGACCCTATTATTGCAGCCAGGGCATTAAAGTTCAGGACCGATGTAGCCGAGATAGAGCAGTTCCAAAAGAATACCAGCGATGCCATGTCATGGCTGGAAGTTACCGAAACAGCATTAGCTAATATGGGTGATGTTCTTCAGCGGGCAAGGGAATTGACGGTACAGGCTTCCAACGGCACTTTGACCGATGAAGACAGGCAGAAAATTAAGGCAGAGCTCGGCCAGCTCAAACAGAGTATCGTAGAAATCGGTAATACTACTTACGCAGGAAGATATATTTTTGCCGGTTTTAAGACCGATACTGCCCCTTTTGCTGTTGACGGGGCTGGAAACCTTACCTATCAGGGAAGTGCTGTCAATAGTGCACCTACAGGGCAGGAAATTTTTTATGAGATTAGTGTAGGCAATCGTATGCAAGTCAATGTGGAAGGCTATAAACTTTTTTGGGATGGGACGGATGAAAGGATATTCAAAACCTTCACCGACCTGGAAGCAGCCATAGACAGTGGTGACCAGGCACAAATAAACAGCTGCATAGAAAAGTTTGACAGGGATATGAACCAACTGCTTACAATAAGGGCCGATGTAGGAGGGAGAATGAACTATATAGAATTGACCGAAAACCGCCTCCAGGATGACTATGTTAATTTTACTTCACTAATGAGCAAGAATGAAGACGTTGACATGGCAGAAGTGATTATGAGACTTAAGAGTGAAGAAAATGTATACCGGGCTTCATTATCTGCCGGGGCAAGAATTATTCAGCCAACGCTGGTAGACTTTTTACGTTAA
- the flgK gene encoding flagellar hook-associated protein FlgK, which translates to MRSSFFGLEIAARGLFTSQRALDITNHNINNVNTPGYSRQVGIQKASRPIGLFDGTGMIGTGSEITAVKRIRDDFLDYKYWSENVSFGEWETKKIIMEDMEAIFNEPSDSGFNKVLDEFFSALQELSKNPGSLQTRELVKSKGITVSKYFNSTAAQLQKIRSDNNYAFKIKVDEINSYAKQISNLNEQIYKSELDGNTANDLRDERTVLLDKLSKLINIQASEVVVGKLPNGKEDRRFQVTLNGSYLVNHFRAYELEYFEVNDATSPKDGMYDVRWKDSKNPVEPKGGELKGYMDVRDGRGINGEYKGVPYYIDRLNEFARNFAKAFNEGIFKDGNQYYAGHAGGVGLDGSTGIRFFSYEENGTAKSSAELMASGADMDSVYKNITAFNITLSSDILDANNGIYKIAAASSGGESENNENINQLLRLRHDTRMFDEGAPEDFMKSLVSNLGIDAQQAVRISENQDSIVQQIENRRLSVSGVSIDEEMANMVKYQHAYNAAAKMISVIDQIYDVTINRMGA; encoded by the coding sequence ATGCGTTCGTCGTTTTTTGGATTGGAGATTGCTGCCAGGGGGTTGTTTACAAGCCAGAGAGCATTGGATATAACGAATCATAACATAAATAATGTAAACACCCCGGGATACTCCCGGCAAGTAGGTATTCAGAAGGCATCCCGGCCAATTGGATTGTTTGACGGAACCGGAATGATTGGTACTGGTTCGGAAATTACTGCTGTAAAAAGAATCAGGGATGACTTTTTGGATTATAAATACTGGAGTGAAAATGTATCTTTTGGAGAGTGGGAAACAAAAAAAATAATTATGGAAGATATGGAGGCTATTTTCAATGAACCCTCAGACAGTGGATTCAATAAAGTATTGGATGAATTTTTTTCTGCTCTTCAAGAGCTTTCTAAAAATCCGGGAAGCCTGCAGACACGTGAATTAGTTAAATCAAAAGGGATAACGGTATCTAAGTATTTTAATTCGACTGCTGCCCAACTCCAAAAAATTAGAAGCGACAATAATTATGCATTTAAAATAAAGGTGGATGAAATAAATTCCTATGCCAAACAAATCAGCAATCTTAATGAACAAATTTACAAATCGGAACTGGATGGAAATACTGCAAATGATTTGCGTGATGAAAGGACAGTGTTATTAGACAAGCTTTCAAAGTTGATTAACATTCAAGCGAGTGAAGTGGTAGTTGGGAAGCTTCCAAATGGCAAAGAGGACCGGCGTTTTCAGGTGACGCTAAATGGCTCTTATCTGGTTAATCATTTTAGAGCTTATGAATTAGAGTATTTCGAAGTAAATGATGCGACTTCACCTAAAGACGGCATGTATGATGTAAGATGGAAAGACAGTAAAAATCCTGTAGAGCCTAAAGGTGGAGAACTAAAAGGCTATATGGATGTTAGAGATGGGCGCGGGATTAATGGAGAATATAAGGGTGTGCCTTACTATATTGATAGATTGAACGAATTTGCACGTAATTTTGCAAAAGCCTTTAATGAAGGTATATTCAAGGATGGTAATCAATATTATGCCGGACACGCCGGCGGGGTAGGGCTGGATGGTTCTACAGGGATAAGATTTTTCTCTTATGAAGAAAATGGAACTGCCAAATCTTCTGCAGAGTTGATGGCAAGCGGTGCAGATATGGATTCTGTGTACAAAAATATTACTGCTTTCAATATCACGCTTTCTTCGGATATCCTGGACGCAAATAATGGAATCTACAAGATTGCGGCGGCTTCTTCCGGGGGAGAAAGCGAAAATAATGAAAACATCAATCAATTGCTGCGTTTGCGGCATGATACCAGAATGTTCGATGAGGGTGCACCCGAAGATTTCATGAAATCTCTTGTATCCAACCTCGGTATAGATGCCCAGCAGGCTGTTCGAATCTCTGAAAACCAGGACAGTATTGTGCAGCAAATTGAAAACCGCCGGCTATCAGTATCCGGGGTATCTATAGATGAAGAAATGGCCAATATGGTAAAATACCAGCATGCCTATAATGCGGCGGCAAAGATGATTAGTGTAATAGACCAGATTTATGATGTAACTATTAATAGAATGGGAGCGTGA
- the flgK gene encoding flagellar hook-associated protein FlgK, translating into MGSTFSSYEIARSGMYVSQRGLFTTGHNISNVNTPGYVRQQSIIAEYNPMKSGNFQVGIGAYIQQTRQIRDQFLDNMYRDESQLLGYSEAKNKIIEEVQTVFGEPSDMGLNAVIDQFFQSWQELSKDPESLTVRAMVRQRGVAFTNAVNHIAAQLDKLQQDINNEIKIKIGEINSIAQQIAQLNVQIAQNEATGDKANDLRDQRNLLLDDLSKLVNTDITERPNGMVYIAIGGTYLVHGEKTEKIKADFNSPNSYFLTAKWEKTDKIVDVASGTLKGLIEVRGDVAGFKGSVENGSVAEGMDADSDAALDSYKFDPATKNLIPEIRKGLNILVNLMVRKINEIHKNGVGIDGSTGIDFFSKIDDTLPFEIGNIQVNPVLDGDDGLNKIAAAATAGLPGDNTVAQQVVDLRRKEFLRTGNLTVNIDDFYNSIITWIGTTGQETARAVENQNKLVNEIQNRKEALSGVSMDEEMTNMMKYQHAYNASARVINVIDQMIDQIVNRMGIVGR; encoded by the coding sequence ATGGGGTCTACTTTTTCAAGCTATGAAATTGCAAGATCCGGTATGTATGTCAGCCAGAGAGGCTTATTTACTACCGGACATAATATATCGAATGTCAATACGCCGGGGTACGTCCGGCAGCAGTCAATCATTGCCGAATACAATCCTATGAAGTCAGGCAATTTCCAAGTAGGAATAGGAGCGTATATACAGCAGACGAGGCAGATAAGGGATCAATTCCTTGATAATATGTATCGGGATGAGAGCCAGCTGTTAGGCTACTCGGAGGCCAAGAATAAAATAATCGAAGAGGTACAAACAGTTTTTGGCGAGCCTTCTGATATGGGGCTTAATGCAGTAATAGACCAGTTTTTTCAATCGTGGCAGGAACTGTCAAAAGACCCGGAGAGTCTTACCGTCCGTGCAATGGTAAGACAGAGAGGAGTTGCATTTACTAATGCTGTCAACCATATAGCTGCCCAATTAGACAAGTTGCAGCAGGACATTAACAATGAAATAAAGATTAAGATAGGTGAAATTAACTCCATTGCACAACAAATTGCTCAATTAAATGTACAGATTGCTCAAAATGAAGCAACCGGAGACAAAGCAAATGACCTTAGAGACCAAAGAAATCTCTTGTTGGATGACTTATCAAAATTAGTAAATACAGATATTACTGAAAGACCTAACGGGATGGTATATATAGCCATAGGTGGGACTTATCTTGTTCATGGAGAAAAAACCGAAAAAATAAAAGCTGATTTTAACAGCCCTAACAGTTATTTTCTTACTGCAAAATGGGAAAAAACTGATAAAATAGTTGACGTTGCAAGTGGTACATTAAAAGGATTAATAGAAGTACGGGGGGATGTTGCAGGGTTTAAAGGAAGTGTGGAAAACGGTTCTGTAGCAGAAGGAATGGATGCAGACAGCGATGCGGCATTAGACAGTTATAAATTTGATCCCGCTACTAAAAATTTAATTCCCGAAATCCGAAAAGGACTGAATATTTTAGTCAATCTAATGGTAAGAAAAATAAATGAAATACATAAAAACGGCGTGGGAATTGACGGCAGCACAGGAATTGATTTTTTTAGCAAAATAGATGATACGCTGCCTTTTGAAATTGGAAATATACAAGTCAATCCCGTCCTTGACGGCGATGACGGCCTTAACAAAATTGCAGCGGCAGCTACGGCAGGCCTGCCGGGTGATAATACGGTTGCACAGCAGGTTGTGGATTTACGCAGGAAAGAATTTTTGAGAACCGGAAATCTTACGGTGAATATCGATGACTTTTATAATTCCATTATCACATGGATAGGCACAACCGGACAGGAGACGGCACGTGCTGTCGAAAACCAGAACAAGCTTGTGAATGAAATCCAAAACAGAAAAGAAGCCTTATCCGGTGTTTCAATGGATGAAGAAATGACCAATATGATGAAATACCAGCACGCTTACAATGCCAGTGCAAGGGTTATTAATGTTATTGACCAGATGATAGATCAGATAGTAAATAGGATGGGAATTGTAGGACGATAA
- a CDS encoding flagellar protein FlgN has translation MQNMLNELFDILGQQVRVYENILKLSKDKTEIIVAGKVAELENLVKLEQALVVQIGRLEQQREVIAGKIAAILKLDKQSLTISTLMKHLDKSQQEFLKSYEQKMTKILDELKNTNDLNAKLIKHSLEYIEFSMNVITNASVPGNVYEGKGNTRESRGTKSIFDVKL, from the coding sequence ATGCAAAATATGCTTAATGAATTGTTTGATATTCTTGGACAGCAGGTACGGGTATATGAAAACATCTTAAAATTGTCAAAGGATAAGACCGAAATAATCGTTGCCGGAAAGGTTGCTGAACTCGAGAATCTTGTAAAGTTAGAGCAGGCATTAGTGGTGCAAATAGGACGGCTGGAACAGCAAAGGGAAGTAATTGCCGGTAAAATTGCTGCCATATTGAAACTGGATAAGCAAAGTTTGACCATATCAACCCTAATGAAACATTTAGACAAATCCCAGCAAGAATTTTTAAAAAGCTACGAGCAGAAGATGACAAAAATTCTAGATGAGTTAAAAAACACGAATGATCTAAATGCCAAGCTCATAAAACACTCATTGGAATATATAGAATTTTCCATGAATGTAATCACAAATGCATCTGTGCCTGGAAATGTGTACGAGGGTAAAGGAAATACCAGAGAATCTAGAGGGACGAAGAGTATATTTGATGTAAAACTATAG
- the flgM gene encoding flagellar biosynthesis anti-sigma factor FlgM yields the protein MRIPGDFSKIIGVYNKNKKIEKANNIQGVEGKKDTISISSQAKDYQLALKAVRQVPDIREEKVREMEQKYSSGTYNISSEDVADKIVSKFLDKKV from the coding sequence ATGCGCATACCCGGTGATTTTTCTAAAATAATAGGTGTCTATAATAAAAACAAAAAGATTGAAAAGGCAAATAATATACAAGGAGTAGAAGGTAAGAAGGATACTATATCCATATCCAGCCAGGCAAAGGACTACCAGTTAGCTCTCAAAGCAGTACGTCAAGTGCCGGATATAAGGGAAGAAAAGGTAAGAGAGATGGAGCAAAAGTATTCGAGCGGAACATACAATATCTCCAGTGAAGATGTAGCGGATAAAATAGTAAGTAAATTTCTAGATAAAAAAGTATGA
- a CDS encoding ComF family protein: MPNEASYIRRVTDFILDLIFPPKCIFCNTILSPGVELEICMECYDKIPFIQGKVCNTCSQPIDTPYGPEQCMDCRDAHHYFKQNISPCEYKGIIREAIVKFKFFGKKHYAKTLGQLMLKKIKQMTNLPTFDIIIYTPLHEKRLSERGFNQAKLLAEIISQELGCRLGENILLKVKETLPQSKLTRQQRQENIKNVFQISDKNIVQGMKVLLVDDVYTTGMTVNECSKLLKKAGAKEIFVVTAAIGKGTY, encoded by the coding sequence ATGCCGAATGAAGCATCGTACATAAGACGTGTTACTGACTTTATTTTGGACCTCATTTTCCCACCCAAATGTATTTTCTGCAATACTATTCTATCTCCGGGTGTGGAACTGGAAATATGTATGGAATGCTATGACAAAATCCCTTTTATCCAGGGAAAAGTTTGTAATACATGCAGCCAGCCTATCGATACTCCCTATGGTCCTGAACAATGTATGGACTGCAGGGATGCACATCATTATTTCAAGCAGAATATTTCTCCTTGCGAGTATAAAGGAATTATAAGAGAGGCAATTGTCAAATTCAAATTTTTTGGAAAAAAGCACTATGCAAAAACTTTAGGTCAATTAATGTTGAAAAAAATAAAACAAATGACAAATTTACCGACTTTTGATATAATTATATACACACCTCTCCATGAGAAAAGATTATCGGAAAGAGGATTCAATCAGGCAAAACTGCTGGCAGAGATAATTTCACAGGAGTTAGGGTGCCGCCTGGGAGAAAATATCCTCTTAAAAGTAAAAGAGACCTTACCTCAGAGCAAATTAACCCGGCAGCAAAGACAAGAAAATATCAAGAATGTCTTTCAAATTAGTGATAAAAATATAGTACAGGGTATGAAAGTACTATTAGTAGATGATGTATATACCACCGGAATGACGGTAAATGAGTGTTCCAAATTATTAAAAAAAGCAGGCGCAAAAGAAATATTTGTTGTTACTGCAGCGATAGGAAAGGGTACATATTAG